Below is a window of Streptomyces sp. ITFR-16 DNA.
GGCACTCGTCGGGGTCCAGTTCTGACAGGGAGTGCAGGTCCTGGCCCCGGCAGAGGTTGATCATGTTCTGAATCTGAGTGAGGGGCCACTCGCTGCGATCGCCGTCGGTATGGGCGAACAGGCCCCACCGGACCTCGGCTTTGAGCAAGGGGCGGAGTCCGGTCAGGATGACCCGGCCCGGCAGAAGGATCGGCGGCTCTTCGTGGCACCACTGCCGGAACGCTGCTTCGTCGTCGTACTCGACGATGACGGGCAGTCCCCGGTTCTCGAAGGCGTGCCACCACTCACGCGGCAGTTCGGCCTGGCCGGGGGCACCCTGCGCGTTGTAGCGCATCCGGTGCTTGTGGCAGAGCCGTAGAGGCGAGCTGGCCAAGTCCGGGCACGGTGTCACAAGGCAGTTGCCATAGCCGGCAAGAGTGGTCTGTTCGGCGAGCCATTGATCGAAGTCGGCGGCTGGCTTTTTGTGCCAGCGGTCCTGGTGGCGGTGGCAGAGCCTCATCGCGGTGCTGGACGCGGGGCGGTCCGGGCAGATCCGGCAGGTCACCTCCTTGGCCCAGGACATGCGTTCGCCCGGCTCTGCGGTGCGGGTGAACTCCGCGGCACTGATGGTGGTGTCCCGGATGGCCCTCCACTGGTCAAGGTGGACGGTGCAGAATTCGTAGGCCTGACGTCGTGTTCGTTCGCAGTCCGGGACGTGGCACTCCCATCCGTAGGTGGAGTGACCTGCGGGGAAGTAGATGACGTCGGGGCGGTAGAACGCGTCGACGGTCGGGCCGTTGATGAGAGCGGTCAGCACCTCAAGGCGGTCCCTGGCCGCCCGCGGGGCGGGGTCGCTGTGCAGCTTGAACAGCATGCTCGTGCTCATGCCTGCTCACCCCAGACGGTCCGCAGGGCAAGATCGAAGTCTGGGTCGTGCACGTCGACGTGCCCGTAGACCTCGTCCACGGTCGTGGCTGACGCCCATCCGCCAGCATCCCTGGCGATGAGGAGATTGCCCTTGGCCGCGTCGAGCACGGCAGTCGTGAAGCTGTGCCTGAAGGCATGGGGCTTGATCTTGCCGAGCCCGGCCCGGACTCCGGCCCGGCCGAGCATGCGCCGGGCGCCGACCGGAGCCCACGGCCGGCCGTAGTCCTCGCCGCGCAGCTGGACCATCAGCATCCCGTGGGTCGCCTGCTGGCGGGGAAACTCGGTGGTCATGTACTCGACGTAGGTGCGGATCATGTCCCGGCTGACCCTCTTGATCAGTCCGCCGGTAACCGTTCCGGCCTCGACTTTCCATTCGTACTTCGTCTTCGCCGCGGCGTCGTTCTCGTTGCCTGGCCGGTGGCAGATATGGACGTGTGGCGTCCGGCACTCGCCGCAGGCCGCCCCGTCCCGAAGGTGCAGGTCCGAGAGATGCAGACCGCACATCTCACCTATTCGGAACCCGCCGTCCGACAGCCAGCTGACCAGGAGGCGGTCGCGGGCGGTGTTGACCACGGCGTCCAGACGTTCCCGGGTGCCCTCGGGGAGCATCTTCGGATGCCTCCGCCGGACCCGCACCGGGGCAAGCGGATTCGCTTGCTGGACGGCGCCGAGGTGGCCCAGGAAGGATCGTGTGCGGTCAGCACGGGTCGGCAGGCGATCCTTGTCGAGATCCCGCTTCAAGTCGGTGTTGATCCCGAGCGATGCCTGCCGCAGGTAGAAGCCCTTCAGGCAGGCAGCAGCCGTCGACAAGGCCGCGTCACGATAGGGCCGCTTGCCCACCCGCCAGGGCTCGCCGAGCGGCATGCGGACCTCGGCGCCGACGATTCCCATGTAGCGCTCAAGATCGCGGAAGGTGACTGCCTCCCGCTGTAGGCATTCGCGTTCCAACCAGCGCAGGTGATCGACGAGGTAGTACGCGTACGTCCTCTGCGTGCCAGATCCCTCGTACTGCCGCAGATAGCCGTCCGCCTCCCGATGGACCGTCCCCTCGGGCCAGACGATCGTCCAAGACTTCTTTCCGTCCTTGTGCCTCATTTCCTGCACTCTGAGCTGGCCAATCACTGTCTTGCTTACCACGTGCCCTCCGAACTATTCCGGACATTATCGACGCTCCGGGCACGGTCGGTAAAAGGGCACGGGGCGTCGACGGGCACAGGCCAGACGGACGTCCCGGACAGGGCTACATGCGGTCGGTAATGTCGAGGAAGAGAATCCCCCGGTGCGCCAGCGAGACCGCGCCCGGCCTCGGCAGTCCGTTGCCCCCGCCGACCAGTGACTGCATCGTCGCCGAGTGGTGCGGGGCGCAGTACGGCGCCCGGGACACCAGGGGCTGGCCCGGTGGCAGAATGCCCGCCACCGAGTGCACGGCGGTCACCTCCAGGGACTCCTGCCTGGTCAGCGGCGGCAGGATCGCGGGGAGCCGCTCGGCCAGCATGGTCTTGCCCGCTCCCGGCGGACCGGTCAGCAGAAGGTGGTGGCCGCCGGCCGCGGCGATCTCCAGAGCCTTGCGCGGCCGCTCCTGCCCCGCGACGTCGGCCAGGTCCGGCCGGGCCCCCTCGCCCGGTGCGGCGCTCCGGGCGAAGCCGGTGCCCATCCCGGCGCCGGGCACCATCAGCCCGGCCAGCATCGTGTCGGGGCAGCCCTCGTCATGGGCCGCCGGTTCGTCGGGCACGGGTTCGTCGCACAGCACGGCGATCAGCTGCCGCAGGCTGCGCACCCCGAGCACGGAGATCCCGGGCACCAGGGCCGCTTCGCCGGCCGTCTGCTCCGGCACGACGACCTGCCGGTAGCCCGCCTCCGCTGCCGCCAGGACGGCGGGCAGCACCCCCCGTACCGGGCGGACCCGGCCGTCGAGCCCCAGCTCCCCGATCATCACCACATCGGCGATCGACGCGGGGTCGATCCGCTCGGCGGCGCCCAGCACCGCGCAGGCAACAGCGAGGTCGAAGCCCGATCCGCCCTTGGGCACCGAGGCCGGGGACAGCCCGACCGTGAGTTTCTTCTGCGGCCACTCGGCCCCGGAGTTGACCACGGCCGCCCTGACCCGGTCCCGGCTCTCCACCAGGCTCTTGTCCGGCAGGCCGACGAGGGTGAACGCGGCCACCCCCGCCTCCAGGTCCGCCTGGACCTCCACCACCACGCCCTCGACGCCCACCAGGGCCACCGAGCAGGCCCGCGCGAACGCCATCACGCCACCCCCCGCGCATGCTCGGCCAGGGGCGCGCCGCGCCGGGGCAGCACCACGCCGACCAGGTCGATGCGCACCCCGCCGGGCGGCGGCGGGCCGCCGTGGCGGTCCAGCCAGAGTCCGGCCAGCCGGCGCAGCCGGTCCGCCTTGACCGGGGTGACCGCGGCCATCGGATGCTCGAAGACACCCGCCCTGCGGGTCTTGACCTCGCAGATGACGAGCGCGTCGCCGTCCATCGCGACGATGTCGATCTCACCGGCGCGACAGCGCCAGTTCCGTTCCAGTACGGACATGCCGGCGTCGGCCAGCAGCCGCGCCGCCAGGTCCTCGCCGTACCGCCCGAGTGCCCCCCGTGCGTTCATTTCGGCACCACCTCCGGCACCGACTCTGACGCTTTTCCCTCACCTCAGTGGATCTTGGTGGACAAGCGGGCGATTGTGGATAACTCAGCCACTCGGAAGTTCGAGATCGCTCTTGTTGAGCTCCTCGATGTTGACGTCCTTGAACGTCAGTACCCGTACCTGCTTGACGAACCGTGCGGGCCGGTACATGTCCCAGACCCAGGCATCCGCCATGGACACCTCGAAAAACACCTCACCCTGGACCGAGTGGACCTGCATCTCGTAGTCGTTGGTGAGGTAGAAGCGCCGTTCGGTCTCGATCACATATTTGAACAGACCGACGACATCGCGGTACTCCCGGTAGAGCTTCAGCTCCATCTCGGTCTCGTACTTCTCGAGGTCCTCGGCGCTCATTGGCATGTTCCCCTTCAGCCGTGCGTTCCCCCATTGTGCGCCAGGCTCCGGCGCCCCGGGCGCTCAGGCGTTTTCGGGGTCGAGAACCAATGGCGTACGCGGAGGACCCTCGTCGAGCAGCGTGCGCAGCAGCCCGGCGAGTCTGGTCGGGTACACCGTCTCACGCGCCGCCGACAGTTCGGCGGAAGTCCACCACCTCAGCTCCGAGACGCTGCGGAGTTCCAGCCCGGTCTGCCCGCTGGTGTCCGTCGCGGTCCGGTCCGTCCGGGCCAGGAAGTACCACTCGTCCTGGTGCCAGCGGCGCCCGTCGAACGGGAAGGAGCAGGTCCGCCGCCAGAGCACCGGGCCCAGTTCGACCTCCGTGATCCCGGTCTCCTCGGCCAGCTCGCGCAGTGCGGCCTGCTCCCGGGTCTCGTCGCCCTCCAGCCCTCCGCCCGGGGTGAACCACCAGGTGCTCGACGGGTCCCCCGGTTCGAAGCCGTGCATCAGGAGAATGCGGTCGTCCGGGTCGAGGAGGACCAGCCGGGAGACCTTGCGGATCTCATCGGGCACCGGTGGCCGCCTTCGTCCGCCGGTTCCGCTTCGAGCGGGCCGCGATCGGCCCGTACACCGCACCGCCCAGGATGAGCAGCACGCCCACGCCCATCGCGCCGAGCTGGAGCCTCAGCGGCCCGGCGGACGACACCCCGCCCGGGAGCGCGGCGAAGGCCCGGGGCCGTCCGATCATCCCGCCCAGCGGCCAGGCGACGGCGTCCACGCGGGCCTGCACGGCGCTGCGGGGCACCGAGCCGTGCCCGCCGTCCTCCAGATGGACCCGGGAGTCCAGCGAGACCGTGCGGTCGTCGCCCAGGAGGAAGAGCTGGCCCTTGGGCACCTCGGCCGTGAAGTCGTTCACGGAGGCCGGGCCCGAGCCCCGCAGATACGGTTCGTCGACGGGTATCCCGTTCACCGTGAGCCGGCCGTCCTTGTCACAGCAGGCGATCTTGTCGCCGCCGGTCCCGACGACCCGCTTCACCATGGGCATGTCGCCCCACTGCCGGTCGGTGAAGACGACCACGTCGCCGCGGCGCACCTCGTCACCGTCCACCCGCTGGGCGAGGACCCGGTCGCCGGCGTTCACCGTCGGCGTCATCGACTCGGTCGGCACCGTGTAGGGCCGGTAGACCACGGCTCCCCAGGCGAAGCCGCCGAGGAAGAGCACACAGCCGACGGCCACGGCCAGTCCGGACAGCATGCTGCCGAGCCGGCCGTGGCCGTCACTGTCTTGTCCTGTCCCACTCATCCCAGCGTCCCCCATCGGAGATCGACAATCGCTGATCCGAGTGGGCACCCTACCCGGCGGTACGCCCGGCGGTCAGCCTCCGTCGCCGCCACAGGACGAGGGGCACCGCACCGGCCAGCCCCAGCGCACCAGGCGCGACCGCGCCCGCGGCACTGATACCCGGCTGGTCGAAGGTGTCCGGGACCGGCAGCGTGGCCCAGCGGTTGAGCGGCCAGGCCACCACCACGGCCCGGCCCACGACCTTGTCCACCGGCACGAACCCCTTGTTCGCGTCGTTGATGTGGTAGCGGGAGTCCGAGGAGTCCTGGCGGTGATCGCCCATCACCCAGATCTTGCCGTCGGGCACCTTGAACGGGCCGAAGGGCATGTCGTCGCAGGCGCTGTTGCCCGGG
It encodes the following:
- a CDS encoding DUF2469 domain-containing protein; this translates as MSAEDLEKYETEMELKLYREYRDVVGLFKYVIETERRFYLTNDYEMQVHSVQGEVFFEVSMADAWVWDMYRPARFVKQVRVLTFKDVNIEELNKSDLELPSG
- the lepB gene encoding signal peptidase I — its product is MSGTGQDSDGHGRLGSMLSGLAVAVGCVLFLGGFAWGAVVYRPYTVPTESMTPTVNAGDRVLAQRVDGDEVRRGDVVVFTDRQWGDMPMVKRVVGTGGDKIACCDKDGRLTVNGIPVDEPYLRGSGPASVNDFTAEVPKGQLFLLGDDRTVSLDSRVHLEDGGHGSVPRSAVQARVDAVAWPLGGMIGRPRAFAALPGGVSSAGPLRLQLGAMGVGVLLILGGAVYGPIAARSKRNRRTKAATGAR
- a CDS encoding YraN family protein; this encodes MNARGALGRYGEDLAARLLADAGMSVLERNWRCRAGEIDIVAMDGDALVICEVKTRRAGVFEHPMAAVTPVKADRLRRLAGLWLDRHGGPPPPGGVRIDLVGVVLPRRGAPLAEHARGVA
- a CDS encoding tyrosine-type recombinase/integrase, with the protein product MRHKDGKKSWTIVWPEGTVHREADGYLRQYEGSGTQRTYAYYLVDHLRWLERECLQREAVTFRDLERYMGIVGAEVRMPLGEPWRVGKRPYRDAALSTAAACLKGFYLRQASLGINTDLKRDLDKDRLPTRADRTRSFLGHLGAVQQANPLAPVRVRRRHPKMLPEGTRERLDAVVNTARDRLLVSWLSDGGFRIGEMCGLHLSDLHLRDGAACGECRTPHVHICHRPGNENDAAAKTKYEWKVEAGTVTGGLIKRVSRDMIRTYVEYMTTEFPRQQATHGMLMVQLRGEDYGRPWAPVGARRMLGRAGVRAGLGKIKPHAFRHSFTTAVLDAAKGNLLIARDAGGWASATTVDEVYGHVDVHDPDFDLALRTVWGEQA
- a CDS encoding NUDIX hydrolase translates to MPDEIRKVSRLVLLDPDDRILLMHGFEPGDPSSTWWFTPGGGLEGDETREQAALRELAEETGITEVELGPVLWRRTCSFPFDGRRWHQDEWYFLARTDRTATDTSGQTGLELRSVSELRWWTSAELSAARETVYPTRLAGLLRTLLDEGPPRTPLVLDPENA